Below is a window of Anaerobacillus alkaliphilus DNA.
ACCCGTTTTACGAGATTAATAATAAAAAACGTAGTAACTACTTAGGAGCCTAAGCCTTAAAGCTGATACATGGCAAGTTGTTCCCCCCAGGGAGCTAACTCAGTTTCAATAAACCCTGCTTTTTGATAAGCCTTTTTTGCTAATAAATTATTCGGATGGTACCCAATCATTATGAACGGAATGTTATCTATATTCTGTTTATGTATTTCCTCGATAATGAGTTGAATGGCTTGTCTCCCAATACCTTTCCCTTGATACTTCTGATCTATCATTAATCGATAAATCCAAAAATTATTATCATCAGGATCAATACCAAACATCGTGAAGCCTACCATCGTATCGGCTAGATAAACCGCCATAACCTGAAAAGTCTCTAAAAATTGAACTTCAGCAATAGAATACAGATTAGATGCAATATAAGATTTTTGCTCTTCTGCTACTGATAGCTGAATGGCGTCTTCCCAATTACTCCTGTCGATTACTACTAATGATATACCCATAAAAATTCCTCAACTTTCCATAATAGATCTTTCTTTTAAAATTATAGTGGCCTATGAAGAAAAAAGCTTTAGTTATTTCTCTTTATAAATTTATTTTTTTATACCTTAAAAGTAGTTATGGGACAAGCACTTACACTCATAAAGGTTAAGTAAGACTACTTTATCTCTTTGCAGTGGAAGGGGAATTTGTTTGAAATACTTAATACCTCTTATTCTATTAATGATCCATTTTTCGCTCATTACTTTTCAAGCATTGGATACATATGCTAGGGAACATAATGAAAAGAAAGAATATGTATTCGATAGAAATCCAGTTCAATTTAGTGAAACAATTGGCACGAAATACATGTTTAAAAAGGAGATTTCTTCTGAGAAGAGTATCCGCTTTGTTACAAAAGAAATTGAAGGCATCGTCATAAATGAGCCTCCAGTAGTGAAACGATCCTTTTTCGCTGGGCCTACTTACTTTGGTAATGTAAGTGATGAGAAGATTGCTTTCCTTACATTTGATGACGGACCCTCAAAAAATACAGAAATAATTCTAGACTTATTGAAAATTGAAGGAATTAAGGCTACTTTTTTTGTTAATGGCAAACGTGGCGATTATGAAAAGTCTCTATATAAAAGAATTGTAGACGAAGGTCATGCTATTGGGAATCACACCTATTCACATGATTACAGTATCATCTACAAATCAAAAGAAGCCTTTTTAGAAGACTTCAGAAAACTAGAAAGTCTCTTGATTGAGACCATTGGTTTTGCACCAAAATTAATGAGATTTCCAGGTGGATCTAACAACTCAATTAGTCAACGCTATGGTGGAAAAGATATTATGAACGAAATTGTAGGAATGATGACAGAATTAGGTTATCTTCATACGGACTGGAATGTCGATTCTCAAGATTCACTTTCTAATAATAGGTCAAAAAAGGAAATTATTGAACAAGTGGTAGATAGTACAAACGGAAAAAATGAATTGGTGATTTTATTCCATGATAGCAAACCAAAAACTACCACGCCAGAAGCATTAGTAGAGATTATCGAGGACCTAAGAAATCAAAATTTTCGCTTTGAAATTATGGATGAAAACTCTTTTTTTACACAGTTCCTTTCAGCAAAAAAGTAATAAAGGATAAGAATTGTTCCTCTTATCCTCTTACTCTTATTCTTCTGTAGTTGCCGCTATTTGCTCGTTAACAATAGAAACGCGAGGAAGAGAAATTTCAAAGTTGGTTCCTACGTTTATTTTACTATGTATTTGGATTTTCCCGTTCATAAGTTCAATAATCTTGATAGCCGCCATCATACCAAGACCTGTCCCATCTCTTCCCTTTGTAGTGAAATAAGGCTCACCAAGTCTTGATAATTGCTCTTCAGTCATACCTGTTCCGCTATCAACAATCTCAATTAGTAGTTGATCATGCTTTTCTTCTGTACGAACATGTAGGACTCCGCTATTAGGCATTGCTTCTATACAATTCTTAGTAATATTTAATAAACACTGTTGAAGAAGTTGAGATTCTCCTTTCACATAGGATTGGTGAATATTGGTTGCAATTTCCACACAATTCATATTAGCTAACGGTTTAATAATTTCAATGGCTCGTTCAAGCTCTTGTTTAATATTAAGAATTTCAACATTTTCTGGTGAGGGCTTAGCAAATGTTAAGTAATTTCTAATAATATCATTTGCTCTATCAATTTCATCAATTGAGATCTTCAGAAATTCTTTTCTTTTTTCAATAGGTAAGTCTGTCTCTTGCATCATTTGAAGAAATCCTCTAACTACTGCAAGGGGATTTCTTACTTCGTGGGATATTGAGGAAGCTAAATGACTCACTACCTCCATTTTTTCGGCTTTGATAATTCTTTTGTTAATAAAGGTAGTTTCTCGTGCCACTTCCATTATGTAAATTAAGCTTACAATTGAACACAACTGTAAAATAAAATGTGCCACATCTGCAGAGTTGATCACTGGTAGATTAAATAAAAACATTGTATTTAGGATTACTACACTACTGGTAATGATGGAAAAACAAGCTCCCATCGTAACCTTTTTCTTTTTTGAGGCGAAGAAGAATTTTTGTCTAAATAGGACGGTTAAAAACAATATCGTAGTTGAAACAATGAGCGTTGAGTATACACCTAGACCACCAAAAATACCCCGGTAACCAACAGTAATGACCCATAAAATAACACTTGCAGGCAACCCACCATATAAACTGCCAATGATTTGCGCAACAAAACGTAAATCGTAAAAGAAACCATCGCTATAATCGATGGGGAACGTAATACATGTCATAATTGCTAAACTAGAAGATACGATAAAGATTTTCTTTTTATAATGACGAGTAGCTGACTTTCTGTTTCTCAACATTACTAATGGAACAAATAATAGAAAAAAAACTAAAACTAGCACATTTAATAGCAATCCTTCAACATCATACATGTTTATCTCACCCCTTACCAACCCGATGTTAGTCTTGCTCTTTTAGAATAGTCCAAATAGTATAAAAATGGAAGAGTCTTTCGGTCATTTTTCCATAGATTTGTACATAATTTTTCTCATGACAGACCAGTTTCCGTTTAGCTATTTTAGAATATTCGGATAAAAAGTATTATTTAAAAAGACATTGACTTTTACCTGTTTCAGGAGTAAATTTACATTGCAAAATCAAAAAAGCTAAGTTACTTATTGAGCGGGGAAACATTTTTTCCAACTCGCACATAGGGCAAAGGTTACTCTTTAGTCCCTAATCCGGAAGCTATCTCGTAAGCATTTAAAAGAGTAAGATCTAAGAGATAGGTAATGATCATTCTTTGTAATGATCTTTTTTATTGGCTGTTTTCGCAAAGTTTGTTGCTTTCGTAAAAATCCCAAAAGCCGGATTTTTACACAAAATACTAAGAATTCACAACTAATTTAGTAAGTATTGCTCTTTTCTTACAAAATTTATTGGCTGATATCCTCATCTAGGGTATTTTTCCCGATTATTTTAGGGTAAAATGCAACAATGTTTACGAAAAGAGCCTTTTTATTTGATAATTAATTAAAGGGGTCTTACAACATGAAAAAGCAATTTGCCGTTATCGGCTTAGGTCGTTTCGGCGGCAGCGTTTGCAGAGAGCTATATCAAATGGGGCATGAGGTTTTAGCAATAGATACGAACGAAGATAGAGTTAACAACTTTTCCCGGTATTCCACGCATGCAGTTGTTGCTAATGCCACTGACGAAAACGCGTTACAATCACTAGGAATACGTAACTTTGAGCATGTCATTGTCGCTATCGGTGATAATATCCAAGCGAGTATCCTTTGTACACTTTTACTTAAAGAACTAAATGTAAAACAAGTTTGGGTGAAAGCTCAAAACCAATACCACCACAAGGTTGTCGAAAAAATTGGTGCTGATCGCATTATTCATCCAGAACATGATATGGGAGTTCGAATTGCCCATTATTTAGTCTCGGAAAAAATCATTGATTATATTGAATTATCTCCAGAATTCAGTATTGTAGAACTCATCGCAAGCCGAAAAGTATCCTACCAAACGATTGCAAAGTTAGATATTCGTGCAAAATATGGATGTACAATTCTCGGTATTAAACGCGGAGAAGAAGTTATCATCTCACCACCACCTACTCACGAAATTTTTGAAAATGATATTTTAATAGTTATCGGTCATAATAATGACCTAAAAAGATTTGAAGATGAGGGACTATAGACAATAAAAAGATAGATAAAGGCTATTAGCAATTGTCTATCTTTTTTAGTCTCAGTACATGTATAAAATTGGTGTTATTTAACAAAACTTATTTTAGTGATATAAGACCTCATTGCAATAATGATGTTAGAAGTATATGATTTTCTACATACGATTTAGTTTTTTACATAAATGAAAGGGATTGATTTGAATGGAATGGAATACAGAAGCAAAAGAATTGTTGGAGGAGCTATTAAAACCTATTCCCATTTTTGCTCGACCTATGGCACGAAAAGGAATCGAAAAGAAGATTATTGCCGTAGCTGAAGGTGACACCATCACAAAAGATGATGTTATTAAAGGGTATATTACTGCTTCACCAGGAGCAATGCAGGATCGCGCAGTTAAGCTACTGAAAGCCAAAAAAATTGACTTAACGCCTTACGAAGAATTACTAGCAGAAACAAAATAAGGACAAGCCCTTCCAATCGGACAGAGGTTCCGTTATTTTTTCAAAAAAGGCTCTTTTTTGAATTTGGAGGACATACCTTCCCTATTTAAGTAAAATCGTGAAAAAACAGCGATTTTTAGCAGAATAGCGGAACGTGTGTCCTCTTATTTTTGAAAAGTGCGTTTTTTGCCAAAATAACGGAACGTACGTCCGCAAGAATGAAGTCCATGTCCAGAAAACAAATTTTCTACCAATAAGCCTGCATTTTATCGCCACATAATCGTTGAATTTCTACCTCCCCTTCCCTTACTAAGAAAACGTCGGGATTGCTTAAAGCTTTCCATTCATCAAAGCCAAAAGTTTCATCAATATGATGTAAAAACAAGCTTAATAGATTTCCATGTGTAACAATAATGGTGTTTTCCTCTTCACTAAGAAAAATATCTTCAACAACACTTACTATACGTTTAATCGCATCACGGCTAGACTCTCCACCTGGAAATGTAAGATCTAGATCGCTAAAAGTTTCCATTAGCTTACTCTGCCAGTCCACCAAATTCTCTGAACTTAAAATTCTCTCAGCTAATCTATCGTCCATTTCAATCTGAATGTCACGTATTGCTGCCAATGGTTGAATCGTTTGTAGAGCTCTTTGAAACGGACTTGAAATGATACGATCTACCCGCATATCCTTAAAAAACTGAGCCAGTTCCTCTGCTTGAATTTCACCTTCTTTCGTGAGTTTTGCTTCGGAAGCCTGCCCCTCTGCTGCACAATGTCTTATTAAGTAAATCTTTTTCCCCATAGCTTTTCACCCTTTACTCTTTACTTCCCACTGCTCAAAGCGATGGACATCCATACCTAATTTTCTAGTTTCAAACCATTCAATTGCTTTTAGTACTAACGGTGAAGCATTCTCAGCTGTTATCTCATCAATCGGAAACCAGAGGGCTCCATTTGAATCTTGTCCCTCAAATTGTTCAGGGTCATTAAATCCACCACGGGTTAATTGGACTAAATAAAAAACAGCGATATGGTGAACGTGGGTAATCTTTCGCCATTTCCAAGGTAAAATAAAGTCTGCAACACCTAGATTTTTTTTCACCTTAACATAAAATCCAGTTTCCTCAAAGAACTCACGGTGCATTCCTTCAAGTAAACTCTCTCCATCCTCTAATTTGCCACCAGGTAGGTCATAACGGTTAATATATGGTCCAATGTTCTTTTTAATCACCAACAGCTTTCGATTTTGAAGGCATATTCCATACACTCCGAATGCTCGATGATAGCTCTCAACTGTCATAAAATCGCCTCCTTTAGTTAGTTCAATCATATCAACATTTTCCAAAATATGTACAGTAAATTACATTAGGTATTTTCTATTAAAAAATATTTTTCTTGCCTTGTAACAAATCTCATGCCGAAGCGACTAACTCTTTGAAATTAACTTTTTATATCATCACTCAAAAGGGAGCATGTACTATGAAAAAACAAATCGTAAAACAAGTAATGATCGTTGCGTCTGTTTTCACAATCGGTTTTACTTCTTTCACTTCTACGTATGCAACAACTCTAACTAATCCAAATGAAACTAAACCTGAGTATCTCATTCAAGTAGAGGAGAAGGTAACTGGCACTGTTGAATTTATTTATGGAAAAGAATTGCAACTCTTAGATACGAATGGAAAACGATATCATGTTATTTTAAGCCATTATACAAAACAAGAAATTGAGGCAATGAATATTAAAGAAGGTTCATCAATTACGATTGAAGGAACGTTTATCTCTTTTGAGGACCTACAAGATTTTTCTTATTATAAAATTCATTTGCCTGAGGAATTAACAAATGACGATTTCAAAAAAGTCGAAACTTTATATAATCTAACTATAGAGCTTGACAAGCAAAAAAAATGGGATGAGTCCATGTATGTCTGGGAAAGTATTCATCAAATTCTTGAGCCTTATTATATTGCTGCCTGGGTTCCAGAAACTTTCGTTGACTACTTTAGCCACTATGGATTAAAGGTAGATGAAAACGATTTAACGAGACTTGAGGCTATTTATAATGAGCATGTTTCTCTTCGAAAAAGTGGCCAGGTAGCTTTGTCGGATGAAAAAATGGTCGAGTTCCACAACATTTTAAATAAGTACTACGGAGATACAACTTATACTACACCTAGTTTTCTAGAATATATGCAAGGAATCGAGTTTGAAATTGAGTCACAGGACCTTTTACGCTTAGAGACATTTTACAATGAAGCAAATTCAGCCGAAGCAAATGGTGAATGGGAACTAGCAAGTGAAAAGTGGGTTAATTTTCATGAAGTCCTAAAACCATATTACTTAGCAAACTTTCAAGCACCTAGTTTTGAGGAGTTTTTAAGTTTTCAAGAATTTACCTTAACCGAAGAAGATAAGCTAGCCATTAAACCATTATATGAGCAAGTAGTAGAGTTTGATAAAAAGGGTGATTGGGAGTCTTCAGTGACGATTTGGGACCAAATTCATCTAGGATTACAACCATACTACGAAGCTATGCGCCCTATCTATATGAACGCATCACAAATACTAATTGATGGAAAATCCTACTAATAGATTGAGGGTTGTTGTTCGTTTGAACAATAACCTTTTTCATGTTTTTACAATTCGTTCATAACTTGGCAACAACTTGGTAGTACAATAGATATATAAACTGAATTTCAGGGGAGAACGTATGATTACAAAGAAAATTGTTGTTATTGAAGATGAAGAGTCTATTTCAGATATCATTAGCTATTCGTTACGAAAAGAAGGGTATTTTGTGCAGTGTGCTTTCTCTGGTAAAGAAGCATTTGCTTTAATTGAAAACTCACAACCGGACTTGCTAATACTAGATGTGATGCTTCCGGATATGAGCGGTTTTGATATCTGTAAAGCCGTTGTTCAACAACACCAACATATTCCGATTATTATGCTGACTGCTAGAAATGATATTGTTGATAAAATTTTAGGACTTGAGCTTGGGGCAGATGATTATATGACAAAACCTTTCGATATTCGAGAACTTCTTACTAGAGTGAAAGTTGCTCTCCGCCGAACTGAAGGGTTAGTATCAAAAGAACACTATCTAACAATTAACCAGTTCATTAAGGTTGAACCAAAGTCAAGAACTGTGTTAAAGGCAGATCAAGAAGTAAAAATAAAGCCAAAAGAGTACGAGCTTCTTCTTTTACTTGCTGAACATAAAAACCGCGTGTTTTCGAGGCAAGAAATACTAGATTATGTTTGGGACATGGACTACGAAGGTGATCTTAGAACAGTCGACGTTCATGTTCAACGTTTGCGTAAAAAATTAGACATTGACTCGCACCCTTCTATTATTGAAACTGTATTCGGAATAGGGTATAAAATGAAAGGCGAAAAACGATGAAGCTGAAATTATCCATCCGAAAAAAATTTTTATATGGATTTCTATTGATCTTTACTATTGCCTTACTTCTATTAAATGCGGTCATTAGTAACATGCTCTACAAAAATAGTGAGACGATTATAAAGAATGACATGGTAAGCTTTCAGAAGTATTCAAGAGAATATGTAAAACAGTATTTACTTTTAAAAAATCTAACAGAAAATAGTGTTTTTCAGAAAGATGGTGAGCGGTTAGTACAAGAATTAAGTTCTAATCTAATAGGCAACATCTCCCTCTATAACGAAGAAGGCTTATTTTTGTACGAAGCCGTTGGCGATCGAAATGAGTACATCATTACTAATACCAACCCGAGTAAAATTATCGAGAATAGTTCCAATGAGGACGTAAATCTCGCGTTGCAAAACAAAGCTGCTTTTACAATTAATCTCATCGACAAACGAACTTGGGTAAACTTTTCTTTTCCAGTCTTTATTAATGGTAAGTCGCTTGGAATTATCCGGCTGTCTAAAGACTATTCAGCCCTTTTTGAAGCCAACCAGAGAGTGTTAACAAGCTTGACCGTATTCACATTATTTTTATTTATAGCGATCTTTGTTTTTTCATACATACTCTCTAATAAAATCGTTCGACCGCTTTCCGATGTGCAAAAGGCATTTACAGACGTAGCTAATGGGAATTATGAAACAAAGCTTGTGGTAGAAACAGGCGACGAAATTGAGGAACTAACAAATTGCTTCCACGAAATGAAGACACAAATTAAAGAGAATATCACAACGATTGAGACTGAAAAGTTAAAGGTTATTCAATTAGAGAAAAGTCGGCGTGAATTCTTTAATAATGTTACTCATGAATTAAAAACACCACTGACAACGATTTCTGGCTATGCTCAGATCCTATCCGATAAAGACTTTAATGACCCACAGTTTCTAGCTAAAGCCGCAGGAAGAATTAAAACGGAGAGTGATCGCCTACATCAAATGGTTATTGAAGTGATTGAACTATCAAAGCGTGATCACCAAGAGATAAAAAAAGTAGATTTAACCCACATTATTAAACAATCGGTTGAGGATCTGCAGGTAAAGGCTACAAAATATGAAATGAAAATCACTTCTAACGTAGAGACACATCTACTAGTAGCTGGAAGGGAAAATAAATTACGTGAGTTGCTCCTTAATTTGTTAGATAATGCGATCAAGTATGGAGATAAACACTCTGTCATTCACATAGTCGGCATAGGAAATTCTGAAGAAATTGTGTTACACATCACAAATCACTGCCAGTATCTCTCTAAGCAAGTCTTAGAAAAAGTGTTTGAACCATTTTATCAGGGCAGTAAAACGAATAGAGTCGAAAAAGGCAGCAGCGGACTTGGACTTTTTATCTGCAAACAGATTGTCGAAAATCACTCTGGAACAATCACAGTTCAAGGAGAAAATAATCTAGTCACTTTTTCTGTCAAACTTCCGATTTGGCAACAACTTGGCAATATCTACGAATAACTTGGCAATATGAATTGGTTAAACTCAAGTTGTAAATCAAATTTAGGAGGTATGAGTATGAAGATAGTAACAGGTATTTTAGGAATAACAATTGCACTATCAACATTGTCAGGGTGTCAGCTAATGGACAGAGTAAACAGTGAAGGGAAAACAGTCATAGTTTACGACAACGTTGCTTCACAGAGTACGATGGCAGATGCAGAAGTTGCAGTCTCTCAAGCTGTGCAGGTTGCATTAAGGGAAAAGGTAACATACGGTGAGTTACTAAAAATCACCAAAGATGAGCTACTAATTACAAAAGAAAATTGGTTATACCAATCCAACCTTAGCAATGAAAAAACGAGTAAAATAACAGATTTACAGGCAAAGCAACTTTCCAAAGATGGAACGAAAGTATTAAGTGTTATGAATAACGAGGCAATTGTTTACAATTTCAAGACGGAAGAATCTGTAAGAATAGCAACTAGTACTAACGCTGTAGGAGATATTACTTTTGCCGATCCCAGTGGAAAATACATTACTTATTATGATTTCAACACTTCTCATTATGTTTTTGTAGATACTGAGACACAAGAAAAAACAACTCTAAATTACAAGGAATTATTTAATCTGGAAAATAGTTCGTTCGGTTCGCCAAAAATGTATGATGGGGCTCTTTACTTTTCCTTTTACAATCAAAAGGAAGGTAATGCTATCTATCGATTGTCGCTAGATAGTAAAAAAGATTTGGTCCTTAGTTTTCCACATGAGCAAGATAGCATTTGGCAGTTCGAGTTATTAAACGAAGATATACTCATTTTTAACGGGGTTTATAATAATGAACCTGGAATATTCCTATACGATATCGCTAACGAAGAAGTAAATAAAGTGGTTTCTGGTGGTAGGGATTCTGAAGGTACTTGGACGCCTTCTTACAGTGTATCTCCTGATGGTACTAAGTTGCTATTTGATACGATTGTTTATGAAAACGATGAGCACTTAAACAATGTCTATATTGCAACGCTTGAAGGAAATCAACTGTTAAGAAGCATACGTATAATGGAAAAGGTTGAAACGCCAGCAGTTATCCAAGTCTTAGCTCACTGGGATGAGGACTCTAATGCATTCTATATCCCAATGTCAACGAACAATCAACCAGGGTATTCCGATAAGGAAATTGATTTTATCTCAATTTATGAAATTGATAAGATAAAGGTAGAATAATAGTAAGAAATAAAGCCCCCGATTATGAAGTGACCCCTAAAAGTTAGACACGGTTATTTTGTCAGGCAGCTTGCTCAAAATGAGTTCGGTATTGTACCGGACTCATTTTTAATTTTGCCTTCATCCGTTTCGTATTATAGTATTTCATATACTTTTCCAGTTCTTGCATAAAATGCTCTATACTTTCAAATTCCTTATAATAAAGGAATTCTGATTTCATAATCCCAAAGAAATTTTCCATCACCGAATTATCGTAACAGTTTCCTTTACGAGACATACTTTGAATGATTCCTCTTTCTTGGAGGGCATGACAATACTGTTTCATCTGATAATGCCAACCTTGGTCTGAATGCATTAGTAGTTCATGCTCTTCTGGTAACCTCTCTAGAGCTTTCTCTAACATCTTTGAAACAAGTGAATATGTTGGTCTTGAGCCGATTGTATACGTAATAATTTCTCCATTAAATAAATCTAATACAGGTGATAAATAGAGTTTCTCACCAAATAATTTAAACTCTGTAATATCCGTTACCCACTTCTGATTTGGGGCATCCGCTGTAAATTGGCGATCTAAATGATTCGGCGCGATTTTTCCTACAGTACCTTTGTAAGATTTATATTTTTTCATGCGTACCAGACATTTTAGACCAAGCTCTTTCATGATACGTTGAACCTTTTTGTGATTCACTTTTTGCCCACGAATTGTTAGCTCATCACGAATACGACGGTAACCGTAACGACCTTCATGTTCTTCATAAATGGCCTTAATTTCAGCTTTTAAATCACTGTCTGAATCTGGACGTTTCATTCTCTTCACTAAATCATAGTATGTACTACGTGGAATATCAGCGAGCTTCACGAGTGCCTTCACCGGGTATTTATGCCTTAATTCATAGACTACTTGTGCTTTGTCTTGTTTGGTGATTTTTTTTGAACTAAGGCATTCAACTTTTTTAAATACTCATTTTCCATTTCTAATTGTCTTATACGCGCTTCATATGCCTCGACTGATCCTTTGGCTGGTGCCTCTTTTGGTTGGTTAGTAGATTTATTTTTCATGGATAGACGTCCCTTTTGTTTCGGTTCAAGGGCTTCTACACCACCAACCTCCATCTTTTTCTGCCAATCATACACCATTGTATAACTAGAGAGTTTAAAAAGGGCTGCGGTATCCATTAATGACGCACCAGTTTGAACCATGTAGTTTAGTACATCTAGTTTAAATCCAACAGAACAGTTTGTATAGGTGTTTTTAAGTCCTTCTTCTCCATGTAATTCATATAACTTCAACCAATATTGGAATTGTGCTCTTGTAACACCTAGCTGCTTTGCATATTCTTTTTGAGAAGTTATTTTCGAGTTATAGCCTTCAATGATCATTAATTTCGTATCACTTGTAAATTTAGTCATAAATAAAACTGCACCCCAATCGTTAGTTGTGTCTAACAATTGGGGTGCAGTTCATTATGGGGGCTTTTCTGTTAATTATTTGTTGCAGCAACTTCATTTAATGCTACTTCTTGTAGGGGTAAGGTAATCTGAAAGGTTGTCCCTTTATTTACTGTACTCTTCACATTCAAACGCCCATCCATCATTTTAATTATTTGGATAGCTGTCATCATGCCAAGACCAGTTCCTTCTCTCCCTTTTGTAGTGAAATAAGGCTCTCCTAAACGAGAGAGTTGATCCTTTGTCATTCCTTGCCCGTTGTCTGTAATGGTAATCATAATTTCTTGGCTAAGTTTTGACGTACTAATCTGAAGTTGCCCCCCCTCGGGCATTGCTTCAAGACAGTTCTTTACAATATTTAGCAAACATTGTTGAAGTAATTGCGCTTCCCCTATTATGTAATAAGACTGTTCTAAATTAGCATCTATTTCTACGCAATTCATATTTGCTAATGGGGTAATAATGTTTAAAGCTCGCTCTAGTTCCTGTTTAATATCTATTATTTCAATATTTTCAGGTGACGGTTTAGCAAAAGTTAGATAGTTTCGAATAATATCATTTGCTCGATCAATTTCAGCAATCGAAATATCGAGAAACTCTTTATTTTTTTGTGCTGACAAATCCATTTGCTCCATCATTTGTAGAAAACCTCTTACTACGGCTAAAGGATTGCGAATTTCATGGGATATTGACGAGGCTAGATGACTTACAATTTCCATCTTCTCAGCCTTAATTAATTTACTGTTAAAAAAAATCGTTTCTTTAATTACTTCTAGGATATAAATAATTAAACACGAGGTAAATGGAGTTAAAAATAAATAGAGTAAAATAAGTGAGAAATTTATTGAAATACCAGCTATTATATTGAGCACTATTAAAACGAAAACTCCTACAGAAAATGAAAAGCAACTTCCAATCATCAATTTCTTCTTTAATGAAGATTTTACAAACGGCTTGGTTACTAAAAACAAGTAAAACAATACGATTACACCAATAATAATTGTAGAATAAATTCCTCCACCACCAAGAAAGAACCGGTAAACGATCGTAATTGAAACTAAGAATACACTTGCTGGTAGTCCTCCATATAAACCGACCACAATCACAGGGATCCATCTTAAATCAAAAATAAAACCATCAAGAATATGAACAGGAAAAGACATACAGCTAACAATTGCTATACTAGCTGAAATTGTTAATACCCATTTCTTCTGTGTAAATGAAAATGATTTCGAGTATCTTTCTAAAAATAACGGTACAAACAATAGAAATATAATGATAAAGAGGATATTTAATAAAAGTGTTTCTATACTGTTCACTCAATGTGCACCTCTCAATTACTCTATGACTAGCTAAATTCATCATATAATAAATTCTACAATTTTCCACTAAAAATTTATGGAACTGCTTCATATGGCAGACATA
It encodes the following:
- a CDS encoding polysaccharide deacetylase family protein → MKYLIPLILLMIHFSLITFQALDTYAREHNEKKEYVFDRNPVQFSETIGTKYMFKKEISSEKSIRFVTKEIEGIVINEPPVVKRSFFAGPTYFGNVSDEKIAFLTFDDGPSKNTEIILDLLKIEGIKATFFVNGKRGDYEKSLYKRIVDEGHAIGNHTYSHDYSIIYKSKEAFLEDFRKLESLLIETIGFAPKLMRFPGGSNNSISQRYGGKDIMNEIVGMMTELGYLHTDWNVDSQDSLSNNRSKKEIIEQVVDSTNGKNELVILFHDSKPKTTTPEALVEIIEDLRNQNFRFEIMDENSFFTQFLSAKK
- a CDS encoding DUF2621 family protein yields the protein MEWNTEAKELLEELLKPIPIFARPMARKGIEKKIIAVAEGDTITKDDVIKGYITASPGAMQDRAVKLLKAKKIDLTPYEELLAETK
- a CDS encoding response regulator transcription factor, which gives rise to MITKKIVVIEDEESISDIISYSLRKEGYFVQCAFSGKEAFALIENSQPDLLILDVMLPDMSGFDICKAVVQQHQHIPIIMLTARNDIVDKILGLELGADDYMTKPFDIRELLTRVKVALRRTEGLVSKEHYLTINQFIKVEPKSRTVLKADQEVKIKPKEYELLLLLAEHKNRVFSRQEILDYVWDMDYEGDLRTVDVHVQRLRKKLDIDSHPSIIETVFGIGYKMKGEKR
- a CDS encoding potassium channel family protein, which gives rise to MKKQFAVIGLGRFGGSVCRELYQMGHEVLAIDTNEDRVNNFSRYSTHAVVANATDENALQSLGIRNFEHVIVAIGDNIQASILCTLLLKELNVKQVWVKAQNQYHHKVVEKIGADRIIHPEHDMGVRIAHYLVSEKIIDYIELSPEFSIVELIASRKVSYQTIAKLDIRAKYGCTILGIKRGEEVIISPPPTHEIFENDILIVIGHNNDLKRFEDEGL
- a CDS encoding histidine phosphatase family protein — encoded protein: MGKKIYLIRHCAAEGQASEAKLTKEGEIQAEELAQFFKDMRVDRIISSPFQRALQTIQPLAAIRDIQIEMDDRLAERILSSENLVDWQSKLMETFSDLDLTFPGGESSRDAIKRIVSVVEDIFLSEEENTIIVTHGNLLSLFLHHIDETFGFDEWKALSNPDVFLVREGEVEIQRLCGDKMQAYW
- a CDS encoding GNAT family N-acetyltransferase, producing the protein MGISLVVIDRSNWEDAIQLSVAEEQKSYIASNLYSIAEVQFLETFQVMAVYLADTMVGFTMFGIDPDDNNFWIYRLMIDQKYQGKGIGRQAIQLIIEEIHKQNIDNIPFIMIGYHPNNLLAKKAYQKAGFIETELAPWGEQLAMYQL
- a CDS encoding NUDIX hydrolase, which encodes MTVESYHRAFGVYGICLQNRKLLVIKKNIGPYINRYDLPGGKLEDGESLLEGMHREFFEETGFYVKVKKNLGVADFILPWKWRKITHVHHIAVFYLVQLTRGGFNDPEQFEGQDSNGALWFPIDEITAENASPLVLKAIEWFETRKLGMDVHRFEQWEVKSKG
- a CDS encoding sensor histidine kinase produces the protein MYDVEGLLLNVLVLVFFLLFVPLVMLRNRKSATRHYKKKIFIVSSSLAIMTCITFPIDYSDGFFYDLRFVAQIIGSLYGGLPASVILWVITVGYRGIFGGLGVYSTLIVSTTILFLTVLFRQKFFFASKKKKVTMGACFSIITSSVVILNTMFLFNLPVINSADVAHFILQLCSIVSLIYIMEVARETTFINKRIIKAEKMEVVSHLASSISHEVRNPLAVVRGFLQMMQETDLPIEKRKEFLKISIDEIDRANDIIRNYLTFAKPSPENVEILNIKQELERAIEIIKPLANMNCVEIATNIHQSYVKGESQLLQQCLLNITKNCIEAMPNSGVLHVRTEEKHDQLLIEIVDSGTGMTEEQLSRLGEPYFTTKGRDGTGLGMMAAIKIIELMNGKIQIHSKINVGTNFEISLPRVSIVNEQIAATTEE